A genomic window from Sulfurimonas paralvinellae includes:
- a CDS encoding rod-binding protein: protein MNYGLNALSAQAQLVTQNKDIPKIDPHAEDKALRKQTDAFEAIIVKMLLDNAMKDEKDIFSSQKDPGEKIYKSMYRDELSKASAGSFGFSQMLYDYLSRDKA from the coding sequence ATGAATTATGGATTGAATGCTCTCAGTGCTCAGGCACAGCTTGTGACACAGAACAAAGATATACCAAAAATCGATCCTCACGCAGAGGATAAAGCACTGCGTAAACAGACGGATGCTTTTGAGGCTATCATTGTCAAAATGCTTTTGGACAATGCGATGAAAGATGAAAAAGATATTTTCTCATCACAAAAAGATCCGGGGGAGAAGATATACAAATCGATGTACAGAGATGAACTTTCAAAAGCGAGTGCGGGAAGTTTTGGTTTTTCACAAATGCTTTATGATTATCTCAGCCGGGATAAGGCATAA
- a CDS encoding DnaJ C-terminal domain-containing protein has product MSKSLYETLEVSENASESEIKKAYRKLARKYHPDICKEADCEEKFKEINAAYEVLSDKEKKAQYDQFGDQMFGGQNFHDFSQSQGGNVDLDEILRQMFSGGGGGFGGFSGGGRQSYSSGGFGGFGGGGGFHQEPNLDIEAKVTIPFNVAILGGTHSVSINGERFDIKIPAGVKSGEKLRVRGKGHAQNGRAGDLFLKITVAPSPEYEREGDDLVKTIDVPLYAALFGDKISVQTLEKEIKLKIPQNTKNGQRFRVKEMGAMNRKTKQRGDLYLKANIVNPKVEDLDSDLVELMKEKLPKSL; this is encoded by the coding sequence ATGAGCAAATCATTATACGAGACATTAGAAGTTTCAGAGAACGCAAGTGAATCTGAGATTAAAAAAGCATATAGAAAGTTAGCTAGAAAATATCACCCTGATATTTGTAAAGAAGCGGATTGTGAAGAAAAATTCAAAGAGATAAATGCCGCTTATGAAGTTTTGAGTGACAAAGAGAAAAAAGCGCAGTACGATCAGTTTGGGGATCAAATGTTCGGCGGTCAAAACTTCCATGACTTCTCACAATCGCAAGGAGGCAATGTAGATCTTGATGAAATCCTTCGTCAAATGTTCTCCGGCGGCGGTGGTGGATTTGGCGGCTTCAGCGGTGGCGGTCGCCAATCATACAGCAGCGGCGGATTTGGCGGCTTCGGCGGAGGAGGTGGTTTCCATCAGGAACCAAATCTAGATATTGAAGCGAAAGTCACTATTCCATTTAATGTGGCTATTCTCGGCGGAACACATTCTGTATCTATCAACGGAGAACGTTTTGATATCAAAATACCTGCAGGTGTGAAGAGTGGAGAAAAATTACGTGTCAGAGGAAAAGGGCATGCGCAAAATGGAAGAGCGGGTGACCTGTTCTTAAAAATCACCGTAGCTCCATCTCCTGAATATGAAAGAGAAGGAGATGATCTTGTAAAAACGATAGATGTGCCGCTTTATGCAGCACTCTTCGGTGATAAGATATCTGTACAGACATTGGAAAAAGAGATCAAACTTAAAATTCCTCAAAATACAAAGAACGGACAGCGTTTCCGTGTGAAAGAGATGGGTGCAATGAACCGCAAAACAAAACAGCGAGGTGATCTTTACCTTAAAGCAAATATCGTCAACCCGAAAGTTGAAGATTTAGACAGTGATTTGGTAGAGTTGATGAAAGAAAAACTACCAAAATCACTCTAA
- the purH gene encoding bifunctional phosphoribosylaminoimidazolecarboxamide formyltransferase/IMP cyclohydrolase yields the protein MAKRALVSVSDKTGVVEFCQSLVKNGYEIISTGGTYKLLREQGVAAIEIDEVTKFPECFEGRVKTLNPYVHGGILHRRDKQSHLDQAKELGVEAIDLVCVNLYPFKETIERTDDFDDIIENIDIGGPAMVRSAAKNFDSVIIVTNVEDYDVVIDAIENEKNTKEFRRGFMIKAYEHTAAYDSMIANYMNERFNSGFGEKQFIVGNKVMDTRYGENPHQKGALYEFDRHYSDNFKTLKGEASFNNLNDLSGAVKIASAFGDDNAVCITKHGNPCGFAIRDNLVDAYTEALKCDPVSAFGGVVAVNGVVTKELALKMNEIFLEVIIAGRITEEAQEVFAAKKRIKLFEMGHDKLVLANDKKDFKHIDGGFVFQDADKVNDDEVKNAKLVSKNAATAEEMKDLEIAYKVASLTKSNCVVYVKDAAMVAVGMGMTSRVDAAQCALKKAKEMGLDVSGCALASEAFFPFRDSIDAAAAAGVKNVIEPGGSIRDDEVIEAANEHGMSLYFSNIRHFLH from the coding sequence GTGGCAAAAAGAGCATTGGTAAGTGTGAGTGATAAAACAGGTGTAGTAGAGTTTTGTCAATCGTTGGTGAAAAACGGATACGAGATCATCTCAACAGGCGGAACATATAAACTCCTGCGTGAGCAGGGAGTAGCGGCAATCGAGATTGATGAGGTGACAAAATTTCCTGAGTGTTTTGAGGGACGTGTTAAAACCTTGAACCCATATGTACACGGTGGTATCCTTCATCGTAGAGATAAGCAGAGTCATTTAGACCAAGCAAAAGAACTTGGTGTTGAAGCGATCGATTTGGTTTGTGTCAACCTTTACCCGTTCAAAGAGACGATTGAACGTACAGATGACTTTGATGATATTATTGAAAACATTGATATCGGTGGACCTGCAATGGTAAGAAGTGCTGCTAAAAACTTTGATTCTGTCATTATCGTAACAAATGTTGAAGATTATGATGTTGTCATTGATGCAATTGAAAATGAAAAAAATACAAAAGAGTTCCGCCGCGGATTTATGATAAAAGCGTATGAACATACTGCAGCGTATGACTCTATGATAGCCAACTATATGAACGAGCGTTTCAACTCAGGATTTGGTGAGAAACAGTTTATCGTCGGTAACAAAGTGATGGACACGCGTTATGGGGAAAACCCACACCAAAAAGGTGCGCTGTACGAATTTGACAGACACTATTCTGATAATTTTAAAACACTTAAAGGCGAAGCGAGTTTTAATAACTTGAATGACTTGAGCGGTGCGGTGAAGATTGCCTCTGCATTTGGTGATGACAATGCCGTTTGTATCACAAAACACGGGAATCCTTGTGGATTTGCCATTCGTGACAATTTAGTTGACGCTTACACGGAAGCACTTAAATGTGATCCTGTCTCAGCATTTGGCGGTGTAGTAGCTGTCAATGGTGTTGTTACAAAAGAACTTGCTCTGAAGATGAATGAAATTTTTCTTGAAGTCATCATAGCAGGTCGCATTACTGAAGAAGCTCAGGAAGTATTTGCTGCTAAGAAGCGTATCAAGCTTTTTGAGATGGGACATGATAAACTTGTTCTTGCCAATGATAAAAAAGATTTCAAACATATCGATGGCGGCTTTGTGTTTCAAGATGCAGATAAAGTCAATGATGATGAAGTGAAAAATGCAAAACTTGTTTCTAAAAATGCAGCAACCGCAGAAGAGATGAAAGATCTTGAGATCGCTTATAAAGTAGCGAGTTTGACAAAATCAAACTGTGTTGTCTATGTTAAAGATGCAGCAATGGTAGCAGTCGGTATGGGTATGACAAGCCGTGTAGATGCTGCACAGTGTGCACTTAAAAAAGCAAAAGAGATGGGTCTTGATGTCAGTGGTTGTGCACTTGCTTCAGAAGCATTCTTCCCATTCCGTGACTCTATCGATGCTGCAGCTGCAGCCGGTGTGAAAAATGTCATCGAACCAGGTGGAAGTATCCGTGACGATGAGGTTATCGAAGCAGCTAATGAGCATGGGATGAGTTTATACTTCTCAAACATCCGCCACTTCTTACACTAA
- a CDS encoding exonuclease domain-containing protein, whose protein sequence is MLIFLDIETTGYEKEDKICSLGMLCFEDEKCVSSHYELVNEGKKIPPSASALHNITNEMIAKKPALRESESYAFLEQHNREENTIIVHNMAFVLDKLQDVGLIWHGKIIDTLKVVKHLIPECEVFTLEFLHYELKLYKNEAKLKEECGIKDALISHHALSDAAVIKLLFDYLTQMTTLEEMNRLSFENVLLEKFSFGKYSGRYIEDIAINDRGYLMWMLHLENLDDDLRYSIEYYLEG, encoded by the coding sequence ATGTTGATATTTTTAGACATAGAGACAACGGGATATGAAAAAGAGGATAAGATATGCTCTTTGGGTATGCTCTGTTTTGAAGATGAAAAGTGTGTGAGCAGCCACTATGAACTTGTCAATGAAGGCAAGAAAATTCCTCCATCGGCTTCAGCACTGCACAACATTACCAATGAGATGATCGCCAAAAAACCTGCTCTGCGTGAGAGTGAGTCATATGCTTTTTTAGAGCAGCATAACAGAGAAGAGAATACCATCATAGTCCATAACATGGCTTTTGTTCTGGACAAACTGCAAGATGTCGGTTTAATATGGCATGGTAAAATTATAGATACATTGAAAGTCGTGAAGCATCTTATTCCTGAGTGTGAAGTATTTACACTGGAGTTTTTGCATTATGAGCTGAAACTTTACAAAAATGAAGCAAAGCTCAAAGAAGAGTGTGGAATTAAAGATGCTTTGATTTCACATCATGCACTGAGTGATGCCGCTGTTATCAAACTGCTTTTTGATTATCTCACGCAGATGACAACGCTTGAAGAGATGAACAGGCTCAGTTTTGAGAATGTGCTGCTTGAGAAGTTTTCGTTTGGCAAGTATAGTGGCAGATACATTGAAGATATCGCCATCAATGACAGAGGCTATCTGATGTGGATGCTGCATTTGGAAAATCTGGATGATGATCTGCGGTACTCGATCGAGTACTACCTGGAAGGATAA
- a CDS encoding flagellar basal body P-ring protein FlgI, giving the protein MKYLFTFLLFLSALHATKINDVSSIVGVRENQIIGYSLVVGLKKTGDGTTSKFTLQSISNMLKAMNIDMNPIDIKSKNVAAVVVTATMKPFARQGDKFDVTVSSIGDAKSLEGGTLLMTPLKGVDGKIYALAQGPLSIGGLNQRGNGAETHPTTGIVFNGGFIEREINIDMFHQKYATLSLKDAGFENAVAVQKAINAYYNTQVAVAMDSRSIKLKCPKNRSMIEFLAEVQNIDMNYQPKKKIIINEKTGTIVAGVDIQLRPIVLTHGDITIKIVEEDTPSQPSGSMKVDNNLVIGMNENEVYTKKGTTTVANLVRSLQKLGATPKDIISILEAMKSAGSISAELKVI; this is encoded by the coding sequence ATGAAATATCTTTTTACTTTTTTACTTTTTCTATCAGCACTGCATGCAACAAAGATCAATGATGTCTCAAGCATTGTAGGTGTTCGGGAAAATCAGATTATCGGTTACTCTTTGGTTGTGGGTTTGAAAAAGACGGGTGACGGTACGACTTCAAAATTTACACTTCAGTCTATCTCCAATATGTTAAAAGCCATGAACATAGATATGAATCCTATTGATATCAAATCAAAGAATGTTGCGGCGGTTGTGGTTACAGCGACAATGAAACCTTTTGCACGTCAGGGTGACAAGTTTGATGTAACGGTCTCTTCCATCGGTGATGCAAAAAGCCTTGAGGGAGGAACACTCCTGATGACGCCGCTTAAAGGGGTCGATGGGAAAATCTATGCATTGGCACAGGGACCGCTGAGCATCGGCGGGCTTAATCAAAGAGGTAACGGCGCAGAGACGCATCCGACAACAGGGATCGTATTTAACGGCGGTTTTATAGAGCGTGAGATAAATATCGATATGTTCCATCAAAAGTATGCGACCCTCTCTTTAAAGGATGCCGGTTTTGAAAATGCCGTGGCTGTACAAAAAGCCATCAACGCTTACTATAACACACAAGTAGCGGTGGCGATGGACTCACGCAGCATTAAGCTAAAATGCCCGAAAAATCGTTCGATGATCGAGTTTTTGGCAGAAGTTCAAAATATCGATATGAACTATCAACCGAAGAAAAAGATCATCATCAATGAAAAAACTGGAACTATCGTTGCTGGAGTAGATATACAACTCAGACCTATTGTCTTGACACATGGAGATATCACTATTAAAATAGTTGAAGAAGATACCCCGTCACAGCCAAGCGGTTCTATGAAAGTCGATAATAATTTGGTGATAGGCATGAATGAAAATGAGGTCTATACGAAAAAAGGGACAACGACAGTTGCCAACCTTGTTCGTTCACTGCAAAAACTCGGAGCGACACCAAAGGACATCATCTCTATTTTAGAAGCGATGAAAAGTGCGGGCAGTATCTCGGCTGAACTGAAGGTAATATAA
- the flgM gene encoding flagellar biosynthesis anti-sigma factor FlgM: MISNINSSAVRSAFANSLNENKEVKANAKLTTSQDGSQNKIEKLKEAIEAGEYKVDLSALAEKMADELL, encoded by the coding sequence ATGATTTCAAATATCAACTCTTCAGCTGTTCGCAGTGCTTTTGCAAACAGTTTGAATGAAAATAAAGAAGTTAAGGCAAACGCAAAGTTGACAACGTCGCAAGACGGAAGTCAGAACAAAATAGAAAAACTCAAAGAGGCTATAGAAGCCGGAGAGTATAAAGTTGACTTGTCGGCATTAGCTGAAAAAATGGCGGACGAGTTACTTTAG
- the murA gene encoding UDP-N-acetylglucosamine 1-carboxyvinyltransferase, which translates to MDYLKIKGKAVLNGKIQISGAKNASLPLIAMTILAKNSVSIKNLPSVADINTLLKLLSNLGADCEFLKDRVIVDTSSINETKATYDIVKTMRASILVLGPILARFGHCEVSLPGGCAIGQRPIDLHLKALEQMGAKIAIKAGYIEARAPQGLQGCEIIFDKITVTGTANIVMAAALAKGETTIVNAAREPEVVQLCEVLRDSGVEIEGIGTAVLKIQGTNGELLNIPEFSIIPDRIEAGTYLCAGAITRSQLTITDAEPEHLGAVIAKLEEMGFTLDVQKETITIFPTQTIKPVKIVTQEYPAFPTDMQAQFMALATQADGVSIIEERLFENRFMHVSELQRMGADISLNGHTATINGKSDLSATDVMATDLRASSALVLAALVAKGDTNVHRIYHLDRGYDSLETKLKNVGVEVNRLKEGL; encoded by the coding sequence ATGGACTACTTAAAGATCAAAGGCAAAGCTGTACTTAACGGGAAGATACAAATCTCCGGTGCAAAAAATGCTTCACTTCCACTTATTGCGATGACCATTTTGGCAAAGAACAGTGTCTCAATTAAAAACCTGCCATCAGTTGCAGATATAAACACCCTGTTAAAACTTCTCTCAAATTTGGGAGCTGATTGTGAATTTTTAAAAGATCGAGTTATCGTAGATACATCTTCGATCAACGAAACAAAAGCAACCTATGATATTGTCAAAACGATGCGCGCTTCTATCTTAGTTTTAGGGCCGATACTAGCTCGTTTTGGACACTGTGAAGTTTCACTTCCGGGTGGCTGTGCCATTGGACAGCGTCCTATCGATCTGCATCTCAAAGCTTTAGAGCAGATGGGTGCAAAGATAGCGATAAAAGCCGGTTATATAGAGGCAAGAGCACCACAGGGACTGCAAGGTTGTGAGATCATCTTTGATAAGATTACAGTAACAGGAACAGCGAATATTGTTATGGCTGCAGCACTCGCCAAAGGTGAAACGACCATAGTCAATGCGGCGCGTGAGCCTGAAGTGGTCCAGCTCTGTGAAGTACTGCGTGATAGCGGCGTAGAAATAGAAGGTATCGGTACCGCAGTGTTAAAGATACAGGGCACAAATGGCGAACTTTTAAATATACCCGAGTTTAGCATCATTCCTGATAGAATCGAAGCAGGAACCTATCTCTGCGCAGGTGCTATAACACGATCCCAGCTCACTATCACCGATGCAGAACCGGAACATTTGGGTGCTGTTATTGCAAAACTTGAAGAGATGGGATTCACACTTGATGTTCAAAAAGAGACAATTACAATCTTCCCAACACAAACCATCAAACCTGTCAAGATCGTAACTCAGGAGTACCCTGCTTTTCCAACAGATATGCAGGCACAGTTCATGGCACTTGCAACGCAGGCAGATGGTGTTTCCATCATTGAAGAGCGTCTTTTTGAAAATAGATTCATGCATGTGAGTGAACTGCAGCGTATGGGTGCGGATATTTCCCTTAACGGACATACAGCAACCATCAACGGAAAGAGCGATTTAAGCGCCACAGATGTTATGGCAACCGATCTCAGAGCTTCAAGTGCATTGGTTTTAGCCGCTCTTGTAGCCAAGGGAGATACCAATGTACACCGTATCTATCATTTGGATCGCGGCTATGATTCCCTAGAAACAAAACTCAAGAACGTAGGAGTAGAGGTAAATAGACTTAAAGAAGGCCTCTAA
- a CDS encoding DUF302 domain-containing protein, translating to MKRSLLTALIAASFAFFATGCSTMHMGWTAVTGQHKLDDGAMAAYDEMFTKVVEDGDPAKAMMKEYKVAEDITGDDVKESINALAEEYNMRVTGYVKMFTKEDAKPTEVKEARIFSLCSLYIAKVFLNHSRYFGGFMPCRIMYVQYGDGSAYLITMDLNLAIHGGYPLPEKMGELAAKVKTAMEEIPSRAAQGDF from the coding sequence ATTAATAGCAGCGAGTTTTGCATTTTTTGCAACAGGGTGTTCTACAATGCATATGGGTTGGACAGCTGTAACTGGTCAACACAAGCTAGATGACGGTGCTATGGCGGCATATGATGAAATGTTCACAAAAGTTGTAGAAGATGGTGACCCGGCTAAAGCGATGATGAAAGAGTACAAAGTTGCTGAAGATATTACAGGTGATGATGTAAAAGAATCTATCAATGCATTGGCAGAAGAGTACAATATGCGTGTAACCGGCTATGTGAAAATGTTCACAAAAGAAGACGCAAAACCTACAGAGGTTAAAGAAGCGAGAATCTTCTCTTTATGCTCACTGTATATTGCTAAAGTTTTCTTGAATCACTCTAGATACTTCGGTGGATTTATGCCTTGTAGAATTATGTATGTTCAATACGGTGACGGTAGTGCATACCTTATTACTATGGACTTGAATCTTGCAATTCACGGTGGATATCCACTTCCTGAAAAAATGGGTGAACTTGCAGCAAAAGTTAAAACTGCGATGGAAGAAATCCCTTCACGTGCTGCACAAGGTGACTTCTAG
- a CDS encoding NGG1p interacting factor NIF3: MYKLSYYVPEVAKEKTKSALFAAGAGMFENYENCSFETLGQGQFKPIGNANPYIGKKGVIEYVAEYKVEMICRDELIKKAVEVLKEAHPYEEVAYEVIKLEDF, translated from the coding sequence ATGTATAAACTCAGTTACTATGTACCGGAAGTTGCTAAAGAGAAAACGAAATCCGCTCTCTTTGCAGCGGGTGCAGGTATGTTTGAGAACTATGAAAATTGTTCCTTTGAAACTTTGGGGCAGGGACAGTTTAAACCTATAGGCAATGCAAATCCTTACATTGGTAAAAAAGGTGTCATTGAATATGTCGCAGAGTATAAAGTTGAAATGATATGTCGTGATGAGTTGATAAAAAAAGCGGTAGAGGTTTTAAAAGAAGCACACCCCTATGAAGAGGTGGCTTATGAGGTGATCAAGCTAGAAGATTTCTAG
- a CDS encoding heat shock protein transcriptional repressor HspR, giving the protein MHHYDEPVYLISIVSKILDIHPQTLRQYERENLITPSRSNGRIRLYSQRDIDRIKLILRLTRELGVNLAGVDIILRLKENVDEMEREIANLRHEVEAAKNARSVSPDKALVTKKSIYEMIIFEED; this is encoded by the coding sequence ATGCACCATTACGATGAACCGGTATACTTAATCAGTATCGTATCGAAGATCTTAGATATTCACCCGCAGACACTGCGCCAGTATGAGCGAGAAAATCTCATTACACCTTCACGCTCAAACGGGCGAATACGACTTTATTCACAGCGTGATATAGACAGAATTAAGTTGATTTTACGCTTAACGCGTGAGCTTGGCGTCAACCTTGCAGGTGTAGATATTATTTTACGCTTAAAAGAGAATGTTGATGAGATGGAGCGTGAGATAGCAAATCTTCGTCATGAGGTAGAAGCAGCGAAAAATGCCCGTTCCGTTTCACCGGATAAAGCTCTTGTAACGAAAAAAAGCATCTATGAAATGATCATATTTGAAGAGGATTAG
- a CDS encoding 6-phosphofructokinase, with translation MNPALKHFVEYALKNSLNPFFVYDGYEGLIDDKIDKASYCDVAGIINKGGTKIGSSRSRRFMQKKYRAIAKQNLDHHNIEMLVVLGGDGSFRGMDIFYKEHGVKFCGIPSTIDNDIAGTSYCLGVDTSLNIIRTAIDAIRDTASSFGRAFVIETMGRECGYLALVSALTSGAELCLIPEVPYNLEQYEESFKNQIAAGRKYFLAIVSEGIKEDVREIAQWFEEKVGIEARVTILGHMQRGGNPTVYDRLMAYKFVSHAIDGLLNEQHDSVICYNDGGFTHKSIQDVAFQKYQLDSELLCHLQDLYNV, from the coding sequence ATGAATCCTGCACTTAAACATTTTGTCGAGTATGCTCTAAAAAACTCCCTGAATCCTTTTTTTGTCTATGACGGTTATGAAGGTTTAATTGACGACAAAATAGACAAGGCTTCTTACTGTGACGTAGCAGGCATCATAAACAAAGGCGGCACAAAAATAGGCTCCTCACGCAGCAGACGTTTTATGCAAAAAAAGTACAGAGCCATTGCTAAGCAAAACCTCGATCACCATAATATAGAAATGCTCGTCGTTCTTGGAGGAGACGGTTCATTTCGCGGAATGGACATCTTTTATAAAGAGCATGGCGTGAAATTCTGCGGCATTCCTTCCACGATTGACAATGATATAGCCGGAACTTCCTACTGTCTAGGTGTTGATACCTCACTCAACATCATACGAACCGCCATCGATGCCATTCGAGACACTGCATCTTCATTTGGACGTGCTTTTGTCATTGAAACAATGGGGAGAGAATGCGGTTATCTCGCACTTGTCTCGGCACTTACTTCCGGTGCAGAGCTGTGTCTCATCCCTGAAGTTCCTTATAATTTAGAACAGTATGAAGAAAGTTTTAAAAACCAGATAGCAGCGGGTAGAAAATATTTTCTCGCCATAGTATCCGAAGGTATCAAAGAAGATGTAAGAGAGATTGCCCAATGGTTTGAGGAAAAAGTCGGCATTGAAGCAAGGGTCACCATTTTAGGCCATATGCAAAGAGGCGGCAACCCAACTGTTTACGACAGGCTCATGGCATACAAATTTGTATCTCACGCAATAGACGGCCTTTTAAATGAACAGCATGACAGTGTCATCTGTTACAATGACGGCGGCTTCACGCATAAAAGCATTCAGGATGTCGCGTTTCAAAAATATCAGCTCGACAGCGAATTGCTTTGCCACTTACAGGATTTATACAATGTATAA
- a CDS encoding sensor domain-containing diguanylate cyclase — translation MKSLNNLSYYVSMMNDLDYKTLFESANVAMAVIEQDSSISLVNKTVLEMFQIQESEVIGTSFLQWIYEEDRDFLKTNHQKRMQGDDAALPKSYEVRMLHQDSIIWVSLYVRYIKELNKSIVSFTDITYIHNTEEQLQEQLNAQNALLSAIPDLMFELSLEGVYLNIWAHNSQELTANKELLLGKKVTDVLEESAAQKVMQAIEIAYKKGSSFGEQIQLKTPSGDLWFELSSSKKENLNSEATVIMLSRNITDRKELEMKLLHLSRHDSLTNLYNRRTLETLLQKELHRSQRYKTPLSICMLDIDFFKKINDTYGHATGDDVLKKLADVLRESLRDTDYVGRYGGEEFVIALPDTSLNDAVEFAQRLRKKVAAISCHPEEKESFNITISLGVAELNSENNTVDKILEAADSAMYRAKESGRNCVKI, via the coding sequence ATGAAATCTTTAAACAATTTATCGTATTATGTAAGTATGATGAATGATTTGGATTATAAGACATTGTTTGAGTCCGCAAATGTTGCCATGGCAGTTATTGAGCAGGATTCATCAATATCTTTGGTAAATAAAACAGTTTTAGAAATGTTTCAAATACAAGAGAGTGAGGTTATCGGCACATCCTTTCTTCAATGGATATATGAAGAAGATCGTGACTTTTTGAAGACAAATCATCAAAAAAGAATGCAGGGAGACGACGCTGCACTTCCTAAGAGTTATGAAGTCAGAATGCTACATCAGGACTCTATCATCTGGGTTTCTCTGTATGTTCGTTACATCAAAGAACTTAACAAGTCCATTGTCAGTTTTACCGATATTACTTACATCCATAATACAGAAGAGCAGCTTCAAGAACAGCTCAATGCACAAAATGCTCTTCTGTCTGCCATACCCGACTTGATGTTTGAGCTCTCCTTAGAGGGTGTTTACCTGAATATCTGGGCACACAATTCACAGGAACTGACTGCAAACAAAGAGCTACTTCTAGGAAAAAAAGTCACTGATGTACTTGAAGAATCTGCTGCACAGAAAGTTATGCAGGCTATCGAAATAGCATATAAAAAAGGAAGCTCATTTGGAGAACAGATCCAACTCAAAACACCAAGTGGAGATCTTTGGTTCGAGCTCTCATCGAGCAAGAAAGAGAATCTTAACAGTGAAGCAACTGTCATTATGCTCTCAAGAAACATTACCGATAGAAAAGAGTTGGAGATGAAACTCTTACACCTTTCCCGCCATGATTCTTTGACAAATCTTTACAACAGAAGAACACTCGAAACACTCTTACAAAAAGAACTGCATCGTTCCCAAAGATACAAAACACCGTTGAGTATCTGTATGCTTGACATCGACTTCTTTAAAAAGATAAATGACACCTATGGACACGCTACTGGAGATGATGTACTTAAAAAATTGGCAGATGTACTTAGAGAAAGCCTGCGTGATACAGACTATGTAGGACGGTATGGAGGAGAAGAGTTCGTTATTGCCTTACCTGACACCTCTTTAAACGATGCAGTGGAATTTGCCCAACGTCTACGAAAAAAAGTTGCAGCAATATCCTGTCATCCTGAAGAAAAAGAGAGTTTCAATATAACCATCAGTCTTGGTGTAGCTGAGCTAAACAGTGAAAATAATACCGTAGATAAAATACTTGAAGCTGCGGACAGTGCCATGTACAGGGCGAAAGAGAGTGGAAGAAATTGCGTAAAAATATAG
- the rsmD gene encoding 16S rRNA (guanine(966)-N(2))-methyltransferase RsmD, which translates to MKNSSKKLTKKIIAGKYKGKTLQLPSKTTTRSSKTIVLESFFNTLQFDIIGATFVEVFSGSGSIGLEALSRGAKQIYFMEKDRDAVKVLRENISLTNPSECEVFAGDSFENITQVVARLKKAKTKAYFYIDPPFSIREGMEDIYDKTMQLIKSLPIENVEMIIIEHMTGLEIPQTLGVYSIKKSKKFGNTSLTYLVSPEVE; encoded by the coding sequence ATGAAAAATAGTTCCAAAAAATTGACAAAAAAAATCATCGCCGGAAAATATAAGGGAAAAACTCTTCAGTTGCCATCCAAAACAACGACACGCAGTTCAAAAACGATCGTTCTGGAGTCTTTTTTCAATACATTGCAGTTTGACATCATAGGTGCAACGTTTGTTGAGGTGTTTTCGGGTTCAGGCTCCATTGGTCTTGAAGCACTCAGCCGAGGAGCGAAACAGATATACTTTATGGAAAAAGACAGGGATGCCGTGAAGGTCTTACGAGAGAATATCTCACTCACAAACCCTTCTGAGTGTGAAGTCTTTGCGGGTGACAGTTTTGAAAATATCACGCAGGTTGTTGCACGATTGAAAAAAGCCAAAACAAAAGCCTACTTCTATATAGATCCGCCTTTTAGCATTCGAGAAGGGATGGAAGATATCTATGACAAGACGATGCAACTCATAAAATCACTGCCGATTGAAAATGTTGAGATGATTATCATAGAGCATATGACGGGATTGGAGATTCCTCAGACTCTAGGCGTATACTCCATTAAAAAGTCCAAAAAATTCGGTAATACATCCTTAACCTATCTCGTCTCACCTGAAGTGGAATAA